One Brassica napus cultivar Da-Ae chromosome C4, Da-Ae, whole genome shotgun sequence genomic region harbors:
- the LOC106387355 gene encoding uncharacterized protein LOC106387355 — MMKKQLVLVIILVVIFFAVLDATQVEAMRPFPEAVDEISLLLFQALQRGPVSGSGQNGCTNIPRGSGRCRHG; from the coding sequence atgaTGAAGAAACAGTTGGTCCTCGTGATCATCTTAGTTGTTATTTTCTTTGCTGTCTTGGACGCTACGCAAGTTGAAGCCATGAGGCCTTTCCCGGAGGCTGTCGATGAGATTAGTCTACTGTTGTTTCAGGCGCTGCAAAGAGGTCCGGTCTCTGGCTCTGGTCAGAACGGTTGCACCAATATTCCCCGCGGTTCAGGAAGATGCCGCCACGGCTAA
- the LOC106387310 gene encoding uncharacterized protein LOC106387310, with protein MVNKPWKIIPRPLLETVLNNHVQRHRVPQPLILHGPRGVGKTTLILNRLLRDWNKGPHIAGYVDFAQSITEHHPDHQQSYPWTSWTSVDPPLLSNCKTHLENCLESMTHKAIKLGTLSSQQIFTTMNKWHGLTTSLRRILQGCKVAVPEKASVSFLWERAVYALSVRRNADEIDLLVGLDEKGGGSLSVEEASYYRETAFALRLAKEVIKMQQGWRGNAIAHMNRTNGFSKTLANSCTDWPLLMIELLSQAAEIGFFQPKLVLNNIEILKSAIQTDDSTVSASMYHDNLVWRIIALGANERCLPVLFVTSDSYYSYQAFVDFGFPDIFISRETFGWTPQEAKLHMVPDYFSASEWTIVADVLGANSRHLFELYALKQSNHYQSLMGNKAGTFEDIVDAYLAYLQVVVVNPAMEKALLRLQRYAADVRKGSIPDEKLRFGAAWRHPPRSDDPTLCSEWAKIQLMDFVQALVNTELAVNYLGDYSLEIFEDPSAMALVEVGILYTQRDPSFFRPISQGIKRCLVRWLIQERMKMNYWSSTKYWWQRIIRGRYYKHLMLGYRT; from the exons ATGGTGAACAAACCATGGAAGATCATCCCAAGACCACTTCTCGAAACCGTCCTCAACAACCACGTCCAACGCCACCGTGTTCCTCAGCCGCTCATCCTCCACGGTCCTCGCGGCGTCGGCAAAACCACCCTAATCCTCAACC GTCTCCTCCGTGACTGGAACAAAGGGCCTCACATCGCCGGCTATGTCGATTTCGCACAATCGATCACGGAGCACCATCCAGATCACCAGCAATCATACCCATGGACGTCGTGGACCAGCGTTGACCCACCATTGCTATCCAATTGCAAAACCCACCTCGAGAACTGTCTCGAATCCATGACCCACAAAGCCATAAAGCTCGGGACTTTAAGCTCGCAGCAGATATTCACTACCATGAACAAATGGCACGGTCTCACCACCTCGCTCCGCCGTATTCTCCAGGGATGTAAAGTCGCCGTCCCGGAGAAAGCCTCAGTTTCGTTTCTGTGGGAACGGGCAGTGTACGCGCTATCTGTTCGACGAAATGCCGATGAGATTGATTTGTTGGTTGGGTTGGATGAGAAAGGCGGTGGTAGCTTGTCTGTTGAAGAGGCTAGTTACTATAGAGAGACGGCCTTTGCGTTGAGATTGGCTAAAGAGGTTATAAAGATGCAGCAGGGCTGGAGGGGCAATGCCATTGCGCATATGAATAGAACTAATGGGTTTTCGAAAACGTTAGCGAATTCGTGTACTGATTGGCCTTTGCTAATGATAGAGTTGTTGTCACAGGCTGCAGAGATTGGTTTCTTCCAG CCTAAGCTAGTGTTAAACAACATTGAAATCTTGAAGAGTGCTATTCAGACTGATGATTCAACAGTCTCGGCGTCAATGTACCATGACAATCTTGTATGGAGGATAATAGCGTTAGGTGCCAATGAGCGCTGTCTACCTGTCCTGTTCGTGACTTCGGATAG CTACTACTCATACCAAGCCTTTGTTGACTTTGGGTTTCCAGACATTTTCATCTCTCGTGAG ACATTTGGATGGACCCCTCAAGAAGCCAAATTACACATGGTTCCTGATTACTTCAGTGCTTCGGAG TGGACTATCGTTGCTGATGTTCTTGGAGCCAATTCTCGGCATCTATTTGAGCTTTATGCGCTTAAGCAAAGTAATCATTACCAAAG TTTGATGGGGAACAAAGCAGGTACATTTGAAGATATTGTGGATGCATACTTGGCATATTTACAA GTTGTTGTGGTTAATCCTGCAATGGAAAAAGCTTTGCTACGGCTTCAACGGTATGCCGCTGATGTACGAAAGGGAAGCATTCCAGATGAAAAATTACGTTTTGGTGCTGCATGGAGGCATCCTCCGCGCAGTGATGATCCTACTCTCTGCTCCGAGTGGGCTAAAATTCAGCTGATGGACTTCGTCCAAGCTCTTGTCAATACAGAATTAGCG GTAAATTATTTGGGTGACTATAGCCTTGAGATCTTTGAAGACCCTTCTGCTATGGCATTGGTTGAG GTTGGGATACTATATACGCAACGAGATCCGTCTTTCTTCCGTCCTATATCCCAAGGCATTAAAAGATGCCTTGTTAGATG GCTCATCCAAGAACGAATGAAGATGAATTATTGGAGCTCAACCAAATATTGGTGGCAGAGAATTATCCGGGGTCGTTATTACAAGCATTTGATGCTTGGCTATAGAACATAG
- the LOC125585807 gene encoding ankyrin repeat-containing protein At5g02620-like: protein PALHSASRNGHVKVVKALLASEPAIAIRMDKKGQTALHIAAKGTNVEVVEELINADRSSINIADTKGNTALHIADRKGRSHIVKLLLDNNITDTKAVNRTGEMALDTAEKVGNPEVALILQKHGVPSAKTIKPSGTTNPARELKQTVSDIKHEVHNQLEHTRQTRRRVQGIAKQLNKMHTEGLNNAINSTTVVAVLIATVAFAAIFTVPGQYVEDTSNLPDGHSLGEANIASTTPFIIFFIFDFIALFISLAVVVVQTSVVVIESKAKKQMMAVINRLACVLMRSHLRFEEDLNLFKMVLMLKVLMLTYIFGW from the coding sequence CCCGCGTTACACTCTGCGTCAAGAAACGGTCACGTGAAGGTCGTCAAGGCTCTATTAGCATCAGAGCCAGCTATCGCAATAAGGATGGACAAGAAAGGCCAAACGGCGCTTCACATAGCAGCCAAAGGAACAAACGTGGAGGTCGTAGAGGAGCTTATCAATGCGGATAGATCATCTATCAATATAGCAGACACAAAGGGAAACACTGCGCTGCACATCGCAGATAGAAAAGGCAGATCACATATCGTCAAATTGCTGCTAGACAACAACATAACAGACACAAAAGCTGTTAACAGAACAGGCGAAATGGCGCTCGACACAGCGGAGAAGGTTGGGAATCCAGAGGTGGCTCTCATCTTGCAGAAGCACGGCGTCCCCAGCGCCAAGACCATTAAGCCCTCAGGGACTACTAACCCTGCTCGTGAACTGAAACAGACGGTGAGCGATATCAAGCATGAGGTTCATAATCAGCTTGAGCATACGCGCCAGACCAGAAGACGCGTTCAAGGAATCGCAAAACAGCTCAACAAAATGCACACGGAAGGTCTCAACAATGCGATCAACTCAACCACTGTCGTCGCCGTGCTGATAGCTACCGTGGCGTTCGCAGCTATCTTCACTGTCCCGGGGCAGTACGTAGAAGACACAAGCAACCTTCCAGATGGACATTCATTAGGAGAAGCCAACATTGCATCAACGACACCATTCATAATATTCTTCATCTTTGACTTCATCGcactcttcatctccttggcAGTTGTGGTGGTTCAGACGTCGGTGGTGGTGATAGAGAGCAAGGCCAAGAAACAGATGATGGCTGTGATAAACAGACTCGCATGCGTTCTCATGCGTTCTCATCTCCGTTTTGAGGAGGATCTCAATTTGTTTAAAATGGTTTTGATGTTAAAGGTTTTGatgttaacatatatttttggttgGTAA